One part of the Streptomyces lienomycini genome encodes these proteins:
- the opcA gene encoding glucose-6-phosphate dehydrogenase assembly protein OpcA, with the protein MRIDLTDTTASKINKALVQGRRAIGTPAVGMVLTLVIVTDEENAYDAIKAAEEASHEHPSRTLVVIKRHPRNLRDRTRSHLDAEVRVGSEAGTGETVVLRMYGEVSEHADSVVLPLLLPDAPVVVWWPVEAPDNPAKDPLGALAQRRITDLYTVERPMEVLERRVRAYAPGDTDLAWTRLTLWRSMLAAALDQARVPVTSAVVEAEADNPAAELLARWLEARLAVRVDRVVTDGPVVTAVRLGTANGEIVIDRPDGPLATMTLPGQPPRSLALKVRPTSELIAEELRRLDADEMYAIALRGEADKETPVHV; encoded by the coding sequence ATGAGGATCGACCTGACCGACACCACGGCAAGCAAGATCAACAAGGCGTTGGTGCAGGGCCGCCGGGCCATCGGCACCCCGGCCGTGGGCATGGTGCTCACGCTGGTCATCGTCACGGACGAGGAGAACGCCTACGACGCGATCAAGGCCGCCGAGGAGGCCTCGCACGAGCACCCCTCGCGCACCCTGGTCGTCATCAAGCGCCACCCCCGCAACCTGCGGGACCGCACCCGCTCGCACCTCGACGCCGAGGTCCGGGTCGGCTCGGAGGCCGGGACCGGCGAGACCGTCGTCCTGCGCATGTACGGCGAGGTGTCCGAGCACGCCGACTCGGTGGTGCTGCCGCTGCTGCTGCCGGACGCGCCGGTCGTCGTGTGGTGGCCGGTGGAGGCGCCGGACAACCCCGCGAAGGACCCGCTGGGCGCGCTGGCCCAGCGCCGGATCACCGACCTGTACACGGTCGAGCGGCCGATGGAGGTGCTGGAGCGCCGGGTCCGCGCCTACGCGCCCGGCGACACCGACCTCGCCTGGACCCGGCTGACGCTGTGGCGCTCGATGCTGGCCGCGGCCCTGGACCAGGCGCGGGTGCCGGTGACCTCGGCGGTGGTGGAGGCGGAGGCGGACAATCCGGCCGCCGAGCTGCTGGCCCGCTGGCTGGAGGCCCGCCTGGCCGTCCGCGTGGACCGCGTGGTCACCGACGGTCCGGTGGTGACCGCCGTCCGTCTCGGCACCGCGAACGGCGAGATCGTCATCGACCGGCCGGACGGCCCGCTCGCCACGATGACCCTGCCGGGTCAGCCGCCGCGCTCCCTCGCGCTGAAGGTGCGCCCCACCTCCGAACTCATCGCCGAGGAGCTCAGGCGCCTCGACGCCGACGAGATGTACGCCATCGCCCTGCGCGGCGAGGCCGACAAGGAGACCCCTGTCCATGTCTGA
- the pgi gene encoding glucose-6-phosphate isomerase, with translation MSDTPKLNRRPEWTALADHAKGTLPHPDLRELFAQDPGRAERYVVRVGDLRIDYSKNLVTDETLALLQELAAATDVFGLRDAMFRGERINITEDRAVLHTALRAPRDAVIEVDGENVVPEVHAVLDRMAGFADRIRSGEWTGHTGRRIRNVVNIGIGGSDLGPAMAYEALRAFTDRSLTFRFVSNVDGADLHEATRDLDPAETLFVIASKTFTTIETITNATSARSWLLAGLGGDEKAVAKHFVALSTNAEKVSGFGIDTANMFEFWDWVGGRYSFDSAIGLSLMIAIGPDRFREMLDGFRIVDEHFRNTEAPANAPLLLGLLGVWYGDFLGAQSHAVLPYSHYLSKFTAYLQQLDMESNGKSVDRDGDPVEWQTGPVVWGTPGTNGQHAYYQLIHQGTKLIPADFIGFARPAAELSDELKAQHDLLMANFFAQTQALAFGKTPDEVRAEGVPEELVPHKTFQGNHPTTTVLAAELTPSVLGQLIALYEHKVFVQGAIWNIDSFDQWGVELGKVLAKRVEPALTEGADVPGLDPSTAALVAAYRELKEVH, from the coding sequence ATGTCTGACACCCCGAAGCTCAACCGGCGGCCGGAGTGGACCGCGCTCGCGGACCACGCCAAGGGCACGCTGCCCCACCCCGACCTGCGCGAGCTGTTCGCCCAGGACCCGGGTCGGGCGGAGCGGTACGTCGTGCGCGTCGGCGACCTGCGCATCGACTACTCGAAGAACCTCGTCACCGACGAGACGCTGGCCCTGCTCCAGGAGCTGGCCGCCGCCACCGACGTGTTCGGGCTGCGCGACGCCATGTTCCGCGGCGAGCGGATCAACATCACCGAGGACCGGGCCGTCCTGCACACCGCGCTGCGTGCCCCGCGGGACGCGGTGATCGAGGTCGACGGCGAGAACGTCGTCCCCGAGGTGCACGCGGTCCTCGACAGGATGGCCGGCTTCGCCGACCGGATCCGCTCCGGCGAGTGGACCGGCCACACCGGCAGGCGCATCAGGAACGTCGTCAACATCGGCATCGGCGGCTCGGACCTCGGCCCGGCGATGGCCTACGAGGCACTGCGCGCCTTCACCGACCGCTCGCTCACGTTCCGCTTCGTCTCCAACGTCGACGGCGCCGACCTGCACGAGGCCACCCGCGACCTGGACCCGGCCGAGACGCTGTTCGTCATCGCCTCGAAGACCTTCACCACCATCGAGACGATCACGAACGCCACGTCGGCGCGCTCGTGGCTGCTGGCCGGGCTGGGCGGCGACGAGAAGGCGGTCGCCAAGCACTTCGTGGCCCTGTCGACGAACGCCGAGAAGGTCTCCGGCTTCGGCATCGACACGGCCAACATGTTCGAGTTCTGGGACTGGGTCGGCGGCCGCTACTCCTTCGACTCGGCGATCGGGCTCTCCCTGATGATCGCCATCGGCCCGGACCGCTTCCGCGAGATGCTCGACGGCTTCCGCATCGTCGACGAGCACTTCCGCAACACCGAGGCCCCGGCCAACGCGCCGCTGCTCCTCGGTCTGCTGGGCGTCTGGTACGGCGACTTCCTGGGCGCCCAGTCGCACGCGGTGCTGCCGTACTCGCACTACCTGTCGAAGTTCACGGCCTACCTCCAGCAGCTCGACATGGAGTCCAACGGCAAGTCCGTCGACCGTGACGGCGACCCGGTGGAGTGGCAGACCGGGCCGGTGGTCTGGGGCACGCCGGGCACCAACGGGCAGCACGCGTACTACCAGTTGATCCACCAGGGCACCAAGCTGATCCCGGCCGACTTCATCGGCTTCGCCCGGCCCGCGGCCGAACTGAGCGACGAGCTCAAGGCCCAGCACGACCTGCTGATGGCCAACTTCTTCGCCCAGACCCAGGCACTCGCCTTCGGCAAGACCCCCGACGAGGTACGCGCCGAAGGGGTGCCCGAGGAACTCGTCCCGCACAAGACGTTCCAGGGCAACCACCCGACCACGACCGTCCTGGCCGCCGAACTGACCCCCTCCGTCCTCGGCCAGCTGATCGCGCTGTACGAGCACAAGGTGTTCGTCCAGGGCGCGATCTGGAACATCGACTCCTTCGACCAGTGGGGCGTCGAGCTCGGCAAGGTGCTCGCCAAGCGCGTCGAGCCGGCCCTCACCGAAGGGGCGGACGT
- the zwf gene encoding glucose-6-phosphate dehydrogenase codes for MSEELPATTVRETKATKEAKEARTAREAAGPLHAEEAEESRAAEAAEAAEPSKASRSAKKTGTARAAKGTKGGDGAGKAVEPVAPLDWSNPLRDPQDRRLPRIAGPSGLVIFGVTGDLSRRKLMPAVYDLANRGLLPPGFSLVGFARRDWEDQDFAQVVHDAVREHARTPFREEVWQQLSEGMRFIPGDFDDDDAFEQLRKAVEELDASRGTSGNYAFYLSVPPRFFPKVVQQLKKHGLTDAPEGSWRRAVIEKPFGHDLGSARDLNALVHEVFDPDQVFRIDHYLGKETVQNILALRFANQMYEPIWNRSYVDHVQITMAEDIGIGGRAGYYDGIGAARDVIQNHLLQLMALTAMEEPASFDASSLLTEKLKVLRAVRLPEELGEHTVRGQYAGGWQGGARVPGYLEEEGIDPASTTDTYAAIKLGVDNRRWAGVPFYLRTGKRLGRRVTEIAVVFQRAPHSPFDSTATEELGENAIVIRVQPDEGMTVRFGSKVPGTSMEIRDVSMDFAYGESFTESSPEAYERLILDVLLGDANLFPRHQEVEESWRILDPIEEYWASHAKPAQYASGGWGPREADEMLARDGRSWRRP; via the coding sequence ATGAGCGAGGAGCTTCCCGCTACGACGGTCCGGGAGACCAAGGCGACGAAGGAAGCCAAGGAGGCGCGGACGGCCCGGGAGGCCGCGGGGCCGCTGCACGCCGAGGAGGCCGAGGAGAGCCGGGCCGCGGAGGCGGCGGAGGCAGCCGAGCCGTCGAAGGCGTCCCGGAGCGCGAAGAAGACCGGGACGGCCCGTGCCGCCAAGGGGACGAAGGGCGGGGACGGGGCCGGGAAGGCCGTCGAGCCGGTGGCACCGCTCGACTGGAGCAACCCCCTGCGCGATCCCCAGGACCGCCGTCTGCCCCGTATCGCGGGCCCCTCCGGGCTGGTCATCTTCGGCGTCACCGGCGACCTGTCGCGGCGCAAGCTGATGCCGGCCGTGTACGACCTGGCCAACCGGGGTCTGCTGCCGCCGGGCTTCTCACTGGTCGGCTTCGCCCGCCGGGACTGGGAGGACCAGGACTTCGCCCAGGTGGTGCACGACGCGGTCAGGGAGCACGCGCGCACGCCGTTTCGCGAGGAGGTCTGGCAGCAGCTCTCCGAGGGCATGCGGTTCATCCCCGGCGACTTCGACGACGACGACGCGTTCGAACAGCTGCGCAAGGCCGTGGAGGAGCTGGACGCCTCCCGCGGCACCAGCGGCAACTACGCCTTCTACCTCTCCGTGCCGCCGAGGTTCTTCCCGAAGGTCGTGCAGCAGCTCAAGAAGCACGGGCTGACCGACGCACCCGAGGGCTCCTGGCGCCGCGCGGTGATCGAGAAGCCGTTCGGGCACGACCTCGGCAGCGCCCGCGACCTGAACGCGCTGGTCCACGAGGTCTTCGATCCGGACCAGGTCTTCCGCATCGACCACTACCTGGGCAAGGAGACGGTCCAGAACATCCTGGCGCTGCGCTTCGCCAACCAGATGTACGAGCCGATCTGGAACCGGTCCTACGTCGACCACGTGCAGATCACGATGGCCGAGGACATCGGCATCGGCGGCCGGGCCGGCTACTACGACGGCATCGGCGCGGCCCGCGACGTCATCCAGAATCACCTGCTCCAGCTGATGGCCCTGACCGCGATGGAGGAGCCCGCCTCCTTCGACGCGTCCTCGCTGCTCACCGAGAAGCTGAAGGTGCTGCGGGCCGTGCGGCTGCCGGAGGAGCTGGGCGAGCACACCGTGCGCGGCCAGTACGCGGGCGGCTGGCAGGGCGGCGCGCGGGTCCCCGGCTACCTGGAGGAGGAGGGCATCGACCCGGCCTCCACCACCGACACCTACGCGGCGATCAAGCTGGGCGTCGACAACCGCCGCTGGGCCGGGGTGCCCTTCTACCTGCGCACCGGCAAGCGGCTCGGTCGCCGGGTCACGGAGATCGCGGTGGTCTTCCAGCGGGCCCCGCACTCCCCCTTCGACTCGACGGCGACGGAGGAGCTGGGCGAGAACGCGATCGTCATCCGCGTCCAGCCGGACGAGGGCATGACGGTGCGGTTCGGCTCCAAGGTGCCGGGCACGTCGATGGAGATCCGGGACGTGTCCATGGACTTCGCCTACGGCGAGTCGTTCACGGAGTCCAGCCCGGAGGCGTACGAACGGCTGATCCTGGACGTCCTTCTGGGTGACGCCAACCTGTTCCCGCGCCACCAGGAGGTGGAAGAGTCCTGGCGGATCCTCGACCCGATCGAGGAGTACTGGGCCTCGCACGCCAAGCCGGCGCAGTACGCGTCGGGCGGCTGGGGGCCGCGGGAAGCCGACGAGATGCTCGCACGAGACGGACGGAGCTGGCGCAGGCCATGA